A region of Chrysiogenia bacterium DNA encodes the following proteins:
- a CDS encoding cobalamin B12-binding domain-containing protein, translated as MADRKIRVLIGKPGLDGHDRGAKIIARSLRDAGFEVVYTGLHQTPEMIASAALQEDVDAVGLSVLSGAHNFVFPEIRRLLDEQGMNEVLLFGGGIIPEADVPGLLEKGVAALFTPGASTQDVAAFLRENVRPRD; from the coding sequence ATGGCAGATCGCAAGATCCGTGTCCTTATCGGCAAGCCCGGCCTCGACGGCCATGACCGCGGTGCGAAGATCATCGCCCGCTCGCTGCGCGACGCCGGTTTTGAAGTCGTCTACACCGGCCTGCACCAGACCCCCGAGATGATTGCCAGCGCGGCGCTGCAGGAAGATGTTGACGCAGTGGGGCTCTCTGTTCTCTCGGGCGCCCACAACTTCGTGTTTCCAGAGATTCGCCGCCTGCTCGATGAGCAGGGCATGAACGAGGTTCTTCTCTTCGGCGGCGGTATTATTCCAGAGGCCGACGTCCCCGGGCTTCTCGAAAAGGGAGTCGCCGCGCTCTTCACCCCTGGCGCGAGCACCCAGGACGTCGCCGCCTTCCTGCGGGAGAATGTCCGCCCGCGTGACTAA
- a CDS encoding FxLYD domain-containing protein produces MKTNATFKNWILTLGAMIVVAACSGEAAPVYFAGPILEGSGPNGELALDGAVVNDSAQAAAYVQVTFILYNEDGQVVETLTELVEGDESLGTLNAGDEGTFFVISETSADQIARIDYVIGYDESSTDPQTLR; encoded by the coding sequence GTGAAGACGAACGCTACATTCAAGAACTGGATCCTCACGCTGGGCGCCATGATCGTGGTGGCTGCCTGCTCGGGCGAAGCGGCACCGGTGTATTTCGCCGGTCCCATCCTCGAGGGCAGCGGCCCCAACGGTGAGCTCGCGCTCGATGGCGCCGTGGTCAACGACTCGGCCCAGGCCGCCGCGTATGTGCAGGTGACCTTCATCCTCTACAACGAAGATGGCCAGGTGGTGGAGACGCTCACCGAGCTCGTTGAAGGCGATGAATCGCTCGGCACCCTCAATGCCGGCGACGAAGGCACGTTCTTCGTCATCAGCGAGACCTCGGCCGATCAGATCGCCCGCATCGACTACGTCATCGGATACGACGAGTCCTCGACCGATCCCCAGACCCTGCGCTGA